A section of the Ruania halotolerans genome encodes:
- a CDS encoding glycoside hydrolase family 76 protein: MPVSPTNSTLAHHRTQLSRRIVLSGAAGLAVGLAGATGAAADSGGAAASGAARPGGRAKRAVAAAHRALERDYAAPWPQLLHNSFPASADGDRAFHYWWLAHAVDAYLDGYERTGRRSFLADAEQVVAAIRARNGGHLVNDYFDDMNWLALATHRLWTHTQDQTYLDDAHDLWEEIVTDGWNDTFGPSVAWRREQLDYKNTPSNAPFAILSYRLHRESGEDRFAEYGDAALTWMRETLVDPETGFVADGINRQGDGAIDWNWRFTYCQGVWIGALVESARTHGDHALLDEAARTGVFSVRELTAGPVFSPEGQGDGGLFKGIWYRYAALLLQELPDGGARRELTAFIRTSTQALADSSLARGVLLAGPDWRIPAPATTDLATHLSGVMALEAAAAIE; encoded by the coding sequence ATGCCTGTCAGCCCGACGAACTCGACCCTTGCCCACCACCGAACACAGCTGAGCCGGCGCATCGTGCTCTCCGGAGCCGCCGGACTGGCGGTCGGCCTCGCAGGGGCCACTGGTGCGGCTGCGGATTCCGGCGGTGCCGCCGCTTCCGGTGCGGCCCGGCCGGGCGGCCGTGCGAAGCGTGCGGTGGCGGCCGCGCACCGGGCGCTGGAGCGTGACTACGCGGCGCCGTGGCCCCAGCTGCTGCACAACTCCTTCCCGGCGTCAGCCGACGGCGATCGCGCCTTCCACTACTGGTGGCTGGCGCATGCGGTGGACGCCTACCTGGACGGTTACGAGCGCACCGGGCGGCGTTCCTTCCTCGCCGATGCCGAGCAGGTGGTGGCCGCGATCCGGGCCCGCAACGGCGGACACCTCGTGAACGACTACTTCGACGATATGAACTGGCTCGCTCTGGCCACGCACCGGCTGTGGACCCACACCCAGGATCAGACCTACCTCGACGACGCCCACGACCTGTGGGAGGAGATCGTCACCGACGGCTGGAACGACACCTTCGGCCCGAGCGTGGCATGGCGGCGCGAGCAGCTCGACTACAAGAACACCCCGTCCAATGCGCCGTTCGCGATCCTCTCCTACCGGCTGCACCGGGAGAGCGGGGAGGACAGGTTCGCCGAGTACGGCGACGCCGCGCTGACCTGGATGCGGGAGACCTTGGTGGATCCCGAGACGGGTTTTGTGGCGGATGGCATCAACCGCCAGGGCGACGGCGCGATTGACTGGAACTGGCGCTTCACCTACTGCCAGGGCGTGTGGATAGGCGCCCTGGTAGAGAGCGCCCGCACACACGGTGACCACGCACTGCTCGATGAGGCGGCACGCACCGGCGTGTTCTCTGTGCGCGAGCTCACGGCCGGACCGGTGTTCTCCCCGGAGGGTCAGGGCGATGGTGGCCTGTTCAAGGGCATCTGGTACCGCTATGCCGCGCTGCTCCTGCAGGAGCTGCCCGACGGCGGCGCTCGCCGGGAACTGACCGCGTTCATCCGCACCAGTACCCAGGCCTTGGCGGACTCGTCCCTGGCGCGCGGCGTGCTGCTGGCCGGGCCGGACTGGCGCATCCCGGCGCCGGCGACCACCGATCTGGCCACCCACCTCTCCGGGGTGATGGCGCTGGAGGCCGCAGCGGCCATCGAGTAG
- a CDS encoding substrate-binding domain-containing protein: MPEALYAHVHAALRERIRNGSFPVGERLPSQAELTEEFSVSAITLKRALDMLRDDGYVVRRPRIGTVVVAQHPEAEGTAAGLPLVGYVVPNFDDAFGTRLLGGMLDAAVGSADVIVATSHGDPEREEQLIEQQLDRGIDALVLLPSSSASIPPAVATLVGRRFPQVIVDRTLTGVPVSTITSDNVAGGRIAVEHLTDLGHQHLALALSPSSVSSLDERRRGFVAAHAARHVRLDPDLVYSQVRSVVPGSHERQEDDAARFAQFLTAHPEVTGVVAAEYHAARIVLQAAHLLQRRVPDDLSVVCFDAPPEFVDAALPLTHLEQDQHRLGERALELALAQVREPGAVAQEAVPMQLILGRTTAAARR; encoded by the coding sequence ATGCCAGAGGCCCTCTACGCCCACGTGCATGCCGCTCTGCGCGAGCGGATCCGCAACGGATCCTTCCCCGTCGGTGAGCGGCTCCCCTCCCAGGCGGAACTCACCGAGGAGTTCTCCGTCAGCGCGATCACCCTCAAGCGCGCGCTGGACATGCTCCGCGACGACGGCTACGTCGTGCGCCGACCACGCATCGGCACCGTGGTGGTGGCCCAGCACCCCGAGGCAGAGGGCACCGCCGCGGGGCTCCCACTCGTAGGCTACGTGGTGCCGAACTTCGACGATGCCTTCGGTACCCGCCTGCTCGGCGGGATGCTCGACGCGGCCGTGGGCAGTGCGGACGTGATCGTGGCCACCTCGCACGGTGATCCCGAGCGGGAGGAACAGCTCATCGAGCAGCAGTTGGACCGCGGCATCGATGCCCTGGTGCTGCTGCCCTCGTCCTCCGCCTCCATCCCGCCCGCTGTGGCCACCCTCGTGGGGCGCCGGTTCCCGCAGGTGATCGTGGATCGCACGCTCACCGGGGTGCCGGTGAGCACCATCACCAGCGACAACGTCGCCGGTGGGCGCATCGCCGTCGAACACCTGACCGACCTCGGCCACCAGCATCTTGCCCTGGCGCTTTCCCCCAGTTCTGTCTCGTCGCTGGACGAGCGGCGGCGCGGGTTCGTCGCCGCGCACGCCGCCCGGCATGTGCGCCTCGATCCCGACCTGGTGTACAGCCAGGTGCGTTCGGTGGTGCCGGGATCGCACGAGCGCCAGGAGGACGATGCCGCCCGGTTCGCGCAGTTCCTCACCGCGCACCCGGAGGTGACCGGTGTGGTCGCAGCCGAGTATCACGCGGCCCGGATCGTGCTGCAGGCCGCGCACCTCCTGCAGCGGCGGGTGCCGGACGACCTCTCCGTGGTGTGCTTCGACGCACCGCCCGAGTTCGTGGACGCCGCCCTCCCGCTGACCCACCTGGAGCAGGATCAGCACCGGCTGGGCGAGCGGGCGCTGGAACTCGCTCTCGCGCAGGTTCGTGAACCGGGTGCGGTGGCACAGGAGGCGGTGCCGATGCAGCTGATCCTCGGGCGAACCACCGCCGCAGCCAGGCGGTAG
- a CDS encoding MFS transporter, whose product MSASEPSTPLTRTERLDRLPYTRAHTKLLGGSGIGWALDAMDVGLISFILAALGAEWGLSDGERGWVASIGFVGMAVGASLGGLLADRIGRRQVFALTLLVYGLATGASAAAGGLAVLIALRFVVGLGLGAELPVASTLVSEFAPKKIRGRVVVILEAFWAVGWILAALIGYFVVPLENGWRWAFLIGMAPAAYALFVRWRLPESVRFLERTGRHAEAEAAVRTYEASAGLPAPIPERVYSDHDDGPHHGEPLTTGEVSPAPAVPKARWRDLWTARLRRRTAALWLVWFFVNFAYYGAFIWIPSLLVDRGFDLVRSFGYTLIITLAQLPGYAAAAYLIEKWGRRATLATFLAGSAVSALLFGQAESVATILAAGMALSAFNLGAWGALYAVTPELYPTALRGTGAGSAAAFGRIASIIAPLAVPWFVAFSGQPFAFAMLGVAFVLACAAALLLPDRTGVALEEE is encoded by the coding sequence ATGTCCGCCAGCGAGCCGAGTACTCCCCTCACCCGCACCGAGCGCCTCGACCGGCTGCCCTACACCCGGGCGCACACGAAACTGCTCGGCGGCTCCGGGATCGGGTGGGCTCTCGATGCGATGGATGTGGGCCTGATCTCCTTCATCCTCGCCGCCCTCGGTGCCGAGTGGGGTCTCAGTGACGGCGAGCGCGGTTGGGTTGCCTCGATCGGTTTCGTGGGAATGGCGGTGGGCGCCAGCCTCGGCGGCCTGCTCGCGGACCGGATCGGACGCCGTCAGGTGTTTGCCCTGACCCTGCTCGTCTACGGGCTCGCCACGGGTGCCTCGGCGGCCGCGGGCGGACTGGCGGTGCTCATCGCGCTGCGCTTCGTGGTGGGCCTGGGGCTCGGCGCCGAGCTCCCGGTGGCCTCCACCCTGGTGAGCGAGTTCGCGCCGAAGAAGATCCGTGGCCGGGTGGTGGTGATCCTCGAGGCGTTCTGGGCCGTGGGATGGATCCTGGCCGCGCTGATCGGCTACTTCGTGGTGCCACTCGAGAACGGCTGGCGCTGGGCATTCCTGATCGGGATGGCTCCGGCCGCGTACGCCCTGTTCGTGCGGTGGCGGCTGCCGGAGTCGGTGCGCTTCCTGGAGCGCACCGGCCGGCACGCCGAGGCCGAAGCTGCCGTGCGCACGTACGAGGCCTCCGCCGGCCTTCCGGCTCCGATCCCGGAGCGGGTCTACTCCGATCACGACGACGGCCCTCACCACGGTGAGCCCCTCACCACAGGTGAGGTCTCACCCGCCCCGGCGGTACCGAAGGCACGCTGGCGCGACCTCTGGACGGCGAGGCTGCGCCGTCGGACCGCTGCACTGTGGCTGGTGTGGTTCTTCGTGAACTTCGCCTACTACGGGGCGTTCATCTGGATTCCGTCCTTACTGGTGGACCGGGGTTTCGATCTGGTGCGCTCCTTCGGGTACACGCTGATCATCACCCTCGCCCAGCTGCCCGGGTACGCAGCTGCCGCGTACCTGATCGAGAAGTGGGGGCGGCGCGCCACGCTGGCCACGTTCCTCGCCGGATCGGCCGTCTCCGCGCTGCTGTTCGGCCAGGCCGAATCGGTGGCCACGATCCTGGCGGCCGGGATGGCACTCTCGGCATTCAACCTCGGCGCCTGGGGCGCTCTCTATGCCGTCACGCCCGAGCTCTACCCCACGGCGCTGCGCGGCACCGGCGCCGGCAGTGCGGCCGCATTCGGGCGGATCGCCTCCATCATCGCCCCGCTCGCGGTGCCGTGGTTCGTCGCATTCAGCGGGCAACCATTCGCGTTCGCGATGCTCGGGGTGGCCTTCGTTCTCGCCTGCGCCGCCGCCCTGTTGCTGCCGGACCGCACCGGGGTGGCCCTCGAAGAGGAGTAA
- a CDS encoding LacI family DNA-binding transcriptional regulator — MPTLLDVADRAGVSKSTASRALGHPQLVAPATVDRVLAAAMELGFVPNRAARELARGRTGVIAFVVPTLTNTFFTPIIGGAQDRAAGQDQQVTVAVNELETAEDLIRYQRLAQQVDGVVMVAPRCSDENLSPAVAVRPTVLVDRELEGTDSVVADTASAFVELLGALAESGHQKVAFLSGPDRSWQSGQRTRALRTVAGECGIDLSVLGPYPPTFAAGAGSVQAILETGAPVVLPYATDLGLGALFALHHVGRASWSASPEPGDPGVAVVGRPGAPMVDVDGAGLGRCAMDQLLTLLASTHRRAPAQPRNERLPVPVTWP; from the coding sequence GTGCCCACACTGCTCGATGTTGCCGATCGCGCCGGCGTGTCCAAGTCCACGGCCTCCCGGGCGTTGGGCCATCCGCAACTGGTCGCACCCGCAACGGTGGATCGGGTGCTTGCCGCAGCGATGGAGCTCGGCTTCGTCCCCAACAGGGCAGCCCGGGAGCTCGCTCGGGGCCGCACCGGCGTGATCGCATTCGTGGTGCCCACGCTCACCAACACCTTCTTCACCCCGATCATCGGCGGCGCGCAGGATCGGGCCGCAGGTCAGGACCAACAGGTCACGGTCGCGGTCAACGAACTCGAGACCGCCGAGGATCTGATCCGATACCAGCGGCTCGCACAGCAGGTGGACGGCGTGGTGATGGTCGCTCCGCGCTGCAGCGACGAGAACCTCAGTCCCGCCGTGGCCGTGCGGCCCACCGTGCTGGTGGACCGTGAGCTCGAGGGAACCGACTCCGTGGTCGCCGATACAGCATCGGCATTCGTCGAACTGCTTGGTGCGCTCGCCGAGTCCGGGCACCAGAAAGTCGCATTCCTCAGCGGTCCAGATCGGTCGTGGCAGAGCGGTCAGCGCACCCGTGCACTCCGAACCGTGGCCGGCGAGTGCGGGATCGACCTCTCCGTCCTGGGCCCGTACCCACCCACCTTTGCGGCCGGGGCAGGCAGCGTGCAGGCCATCCTCGAGACCGGGGCACCGGTGGTGCTGCCCTACGCCACTGATCTGGGCCTCGGCGCGCTCTTCGCACTCCATCACGTGGGCCGGGCCTCCTGGTCGGCCTCGCCTGAGCCGGGTGATCCTGGGGTGGCCGTGGTGGGCCGCCCGGGCGCTCCGATGGTCGACGTCGACGGTGCCGGCCTCGGACGATGCGCGATGGATCAGCTGCTCACCCTGCTGGCCTCGACCCACCGCAGGGCGCCCGCGCAGCCACGCAACGAACGCCTCCCGGTGCCGGTCACCTGGCCCTGA
- a CDS encoding ABC transporter permease, producing MRRGGLAVLLLPGLVLLLAGFLVPALIMLLAPPDTTIGEVLDRLVQMLADPYDLTIIGRTLGLGLIVTVTCVVLGFPIAYLLARSQSRWAGVMLAVAIFPLLLSNVVRTFGWLVVLGSQGAVGQALVALGIVDEAPQLLYTPLAIVLGLVQLFLPLAVVSSYSALAQVDASLDEAARGLGAGRARTFWTIVVPLSWPGVVVAATLVFAGSITAYTTPYLLGGSRQRMLSTQLFQYSSSTIDWAAASATAMIMTVLVFGVAALSSMIGRRARTS from the coding sequence ATGCGCAGAGGCGGTCTCGCAGTGCTGCTCCTGCCCGGGCTCGTGCTGCTACTCGCTGGGTTCCTAGTTCCGGCGCTGATCATGCTCCTGGCGCCCCCGGACACCACGATCGGTGAGGTGCTGGACCGGCTGGTGCAGATGCTCGCCGATCCCTACGACCTGACCATCATCGGGCGCACCCTTGGTCTCGGCCTGATCGTCACCGTGACGTGCGTGGTGCTGGGCTTCCCGATCGCGTATCTGCTCGCCCGCTCGCAATCGCGCTGGGCCGGGGTGATGCTCGCCGTGGCGATCTTCCCGCTGCTGCTGTCCAACGTGGTGCGCACGTTCGGCTGGCTCGTGGTGCTTGGTTCCCAGGGCGCCGTCGGGCAGGCGCTCGTGGCGCTCGGGATCGTCGACGAGGCACCGCAGCTGCTGTACACGCCATTGGCGATCGTGCTCGGGCTGGTGCAACTCTTCCTCCCGCTCGCCGTGGTTTCCAGCTACTCGGCACTCGCTCAGGTGGACGCCAGTCTGGATGAGGCCGCTCGCGGGCTCGGTGCCGGACGGGCCCGCACCTTCTGGACCATTGTGGTGCCGCTCTCCTGGCCGGGCGTGGTGGTGGCCGCCACGCTCGTGTTCGCCGGGTCGATCACGGCGTACACCACCCCGTACCTGCTCGGCGGCTCCCGCCAGCGGATGCTCTCCACCCAGCTGTTCCAGTACTCCAGCTCCACGATCGATTGGGCGGCGGCCAGTGCGACCGCGATGATCATGACCGTCCTGGTGTTTGGTGTGGCGGCCCTCTCCTCCATGATCGGACGACGGGCGAGGACCTCATGA
- a CDS encoding ABC transporter permease — translation MNTRRPVAASLAVLGYIVMIAPLMFVVITAFTAGSTVRFPPDGLSLRWFDAAVTYEPFMSALASSLQLAVFAAVASLALGVPVALAIHRGKIPGKGLLEGLFLSPLIVPELVVGLALYQQFMIGLGLNNLTTLAIGHTVLMFPYAVRVTGASLALIDPAVEDAARGLGASPLRTFFTVTLPLLRPGLFSAALLAFVTSFNNVPLSLLLQSRDFRTLPVTMLDYVQQNYDPIVASTSVLILAGTVLVAVVAERAVGFAKIFGGINR, via the coding sequence ATGAACACGCGCCGCCCCGTGGCCGCCTCGCTGGCGGTGCTCGGCTACATCGTGATGATCGCGCCGCTGATGTTCGTGGTGATCACCGCCTTCACCGCCGGATCGACGGTGCGCTTCCCTCCGGATGGACTGTCGCTGCGGTGGTTCGACGCCGCCGTCACGTACGAGCCGTTCATGTCGGCGCTGGCCTCCAGCCTCCAGCTCGCCGTGTTCGCTGCCGTCGCCTCCCTTGCGCTCGGTGTGCCGGTGGCGTTGGCGATCCATCGAGGCAAGATTCCGGGCAAGGGATTGCTGGAGGGGTTGTTCCTCTCCCCGCTCATCGTGCCCGAACTCGTGGTGGGTCTGGCGCTGTATCAGCAGTTCATGATCGGCCTGGGACTGAACAATCTGACCACGTTGGCGATCGGGCACACGGTGCTGATGTTCCCCTACGCGGTCCGGGTCACCGGTGCCTCCCTGGCGCTGATCGACCCGGCTGTGGAAGACGCCGCCCGCGGCCTGGGCGCCTCCCCGCTGCGGACGTTCTTCACCGTCACCCTGCCGCTGCTGCGGCCGGGCCTGTTCTCGGCGGCCCTGCTCGCTTTCGTCACGTCCTTCAACAATGTGCCGCTGTCCTTGCTGTTGCAGAGCCGTGACTTCCGCACCCTGCCGGTCACGATGCTCGACTACGTGCAGCAGAACTACGACCCGATCGTGGCCTCCACCTCGGTGCTGATCCTCGCCGGCACCGTGCTGGTGGCCGTGGTGGCAGAGCGCGCTGTCGGGTTCGCCAAGATTTTCGGAGGGATCAACCGATGA
- a CDS encoding ABC transporter ATP-binding protein, translating to MSMTSAAQFQAVSQVFGDFTAVDAIDLTIPEGKLTTLLGPSGCGKTTSLRMLAGYLRPTSGRILIRGEDFTTAPPEKRNLGMVFQSYALFPHMSVADNVGYGLKLRHVPGPERAKRVTEALEMVGLAHLAGNRPKQLSGGQQQRVAIARAVAIAPNLLLLDEPLSNLDARLRLQMRAELRRIQSETGLSVVLVTHDQDEALEMSDQMVVMKDGRIQQQGAPQEVFPAPANRFVAEFLGYENFIPTGTEWVTVRPEHLDVRRRSGSSETVDGLTLDGHVTDLAYRGVDVLVTLAAEAPGSPDPVRLVADLRAANAPDLRIGDEITIGAATGHLVTLPA from the coding sequence ATGAGCATGACGAGTGCTGCTCAGTTTCAGGCCGTTTCGCAGGTGTTCGGTGACTTCACTGCCGTGGACGCGATCGACCTGACCATCCCCGAAGGCAAGCTCACCACGCTGCTCGGGCCGAGCGGCTGCGGGAAGACCACCAGCCTGCGGATGCTTGCGGGCTACCTGCGACCCACCAGCGGTCGGATTCTCATCCGGGGCGAGGACTTCACCACGGCCCCGCCGGAGAAGCGCAACCTCGGCATGGTGTTCCAGTCCTATGCGCTGTTCCCGCATATGAGCGTGGCCGACAATGTGGGCTACGGACTGAAACTGCGCCACGTGCCCGGGCCTGAACGGGCGAAGCGGGTCACCGAGGCACTGGAGATGGTGGGGCTCGCGCACCTCGCCGGCAACCGCCCCAAGCAGCTCTCCGGCGGCCAGCAGCAGCGAGTGGCGATCGCACGTGCCGTGGCGATCGCACCGAACCTGCTGCTTCTGGACGAACCGCTCTCCAACCTCGATGCGCGGCTGCGACTGCAGATGCGTGCCGAACTTCGCCGCATCCAGTCCGAGACCGGACTGAGCGTGGTGCTGGTCACGCACGACCAGGATGAAGCCCTGGAGATGAGCGACCAGATGGTGGTGATGAAGGACGGCCGGATTCAGCAGCAGGGCGCCCCGCAGGAGGTCTTCCCCGCCCCGGCCAATCGATTCGTGGCTGAGTTCCTCGGTTACGAGAACTTCATCCCGACCGGGACGGAGTGGGTGACGGTCCGGCCCGAGCACCTTGATGTCCGCCGTCGGAGCGGTTCGAGCGAGACTGTCGATGGCCTCACCTTGGATGGCCACGTCACTGATCTCGCCTATCGCGGGGTCGATGTGCTCGTCACGCTCGCCGCAGAGGCTCCCGGCAGCCCGGACCCGGTGCGCCTGGTCGCAGACCTGCGCGCCGCCAACGCACCCGACCTGCGGATCGGTGACGAGATCACGATCGGCGCCGCGACCGGCCACCTCGTCACGCTGCCTGCCTGA
- a CDS encoding ABC transporter substrate-binding protein: MTSSRRSLSALAAVAATGLVAAGCSSPSDDGGNGGEATDTIVVSTFPFGVEEFTEAVVDPFTAETGIEVELDTGSNADRLSRLQLEGEDTGIDVMLMSDAYVAIAEQEGLFQPVTEENVPALAEIADFAVDDAYSGPAYSYQLNGMLYNTDELTAEQAADWELFADSAYAGEVALPDIAVTAGQLTVSGVADAYGDGPYDVDTAFETMAGWAPNVLQFYSSTTEFTNLLTQGEIVGGVALNGFATTLIASGEPIGWVPPAEGRYMATNRASVPAGAPNAEGAFAFIDYLLSATAQQSSAEIVGDLPVNLDIEVPAELTAVVGDIAQDPTAAGYATLDPAETVDQRSEWVERFAREVVGG, from the coding sequence ATGACCTCCTCCCGCAGATCGCTGAGCGCTCTCGCTGCCGTCGCCGCTACCGGCTTGGTCGCCGCCGGCTGTTCGTCCCCCTCCGACGACGGAGGCAACGGCGGTGAGGCCACCGACACCATCGTGGTGAGCACCTTCCCGTTCGGTGTCGAAGAATTCACCGAAGCTGTCGTCGACCCGTTCACCGCCGAGACCGGCATCGAGGTGGAGCTGGACACCGGCTCCAACGCTGACCGGCTCTCCCGTTTGCAGCTCGAGGGTGAGGACACCGGCATCGACGTGATGCTCATGTCCGACGCATATGTGGCGATCGCCGAGCAGGAGGGCCTGTTCCAGCCGGTCACCGAGGAGAACGTGCCGGCGCTGGCTGAGATCGCCGACTTCGCCGTCGACGACGCCTACAGCGGCCCCGCGTACAGCTACCAATTGAACGGGATGCTCTACAACACCGACGAGCTCACGGCCGAGCAGGCCGCGGACTGGGAGCTGTTTGCCGACTCCGCCTATGCCGGCGAAGTCGCCCTACCGGACATCGCGGTGACCGCGGGCCAGCTCACCGTCTCGGGCGTGGCGGACGCCTACGGCGACGGGCCCTACGACGTCGACACGGCGTTCGAGACGATGGCCGGCTGGGCGCCGAACGTGCTGCAGTTCTATAGCTCGACCACCGAGTTCACGAACCTGCTCACCCAGGGGGAGATCGTCGGCGGGGTGGCCCTGAACGGGTTCGCCACCACCTTGATCGCCTCCGGTGAGCCGATCGGCTGGGTCCCGCCGGCCGAGGGCCGCTACATGGCCACGAACCGCGCTTCTGTACCCGCCGGCGCCCCGAACGCCGAGGGTGCGTTCGCGTTCATCGACTACCTGCTCTCGGCCACGGCCCAGCAGTCCTCCGCCGAGATCGTGGGTGACCTGCCGGTGAACCTGGACATTGAGGTACCGGCGGAACTGACCGCCGTCGTGGGTGACATCGCCCAGGACCCGACCGCCGCCGGTTACGCCACTCTGGATCCGGCCGAGACCGTGGACCAGCGCAGCGAGTGGGTGGAGCGCTTCGCACGCGAGGTCGTGGGCGGCTGA